Proteins found in one Methylobacter sp. S3L5C genomic segment:
- a CDS encoding glycosyltransferase family 39 protein — MTFFSPQTNRSAGDDDISSIKHNRWILVFIFIISIYMLFGRLGGWPLLSPDEGRNAEVAREMSQSGSWLVPTYDGLAYLDKPAFYFKTIALSFSLFGESEAVARLSSAFFGFSLVVAVFLFCRKMYDLRTAMLAMLIITTTPLYIAFSRFVIFDMSLAFFVSCTIFACFLAEECEDKQRIRWYLIGALCAGIATLIKGPVGFIIPTLVIAIFNGFEGRLSAMKRAFTPRNWAVFLAIVLPWFIGLSILRPDFPYYGIMRESIARFTTTEFHRTAPFYYYAPIILGTFFAWSFLLPESIVVAWKKRKSWSRADRLFIIWALVVVVFFSISQSKLPGYILTAIVALGVLTARVFGKAMNDTKGQAARVIWHGTMPLLLFSVLAAILLGAIAFDPELLKSRLTSKQDLFDPFIPAILPLALSFAFVALLSMCALWSRNTRLIFAAFISFPLLLLTINFNALSIYAETRSARSLAEKISATLPPTTELVCIECLPNGLPFYLKRLVTVLSRDGNELTSNYVIFTLNSDNPWPEGIVPIAQAHAWLATRTHPVYLLADKNQLAALKAIALERGVEVINLNSKYSAALLPTPTGN; from the coding sequence ATGACTTTTTTCTCTCCCCAAACAAATCGCTCTGCCGGTGATGACGACATATCCTCTATCAAGCACAATCGCTGGATTCTGGTTTTTATCTTTATTATCAGTATCTATATGCTGTTTGGTCGCTTGGGAGGATGGCCATTATTATCACCTGATGAAGGGCGTAATGCAGAAGTGGCCAGAGAAATGAGCCAATCCGGTTCCTGGCTGGTCCCTACTTATGACGGATTGGCTTATCTGGATAAGCCGGCCTTTTATTTCAAAACCATTGCCTTATCTTTTTCACTGTTTGGCGAATCGGAAGCAGTTGCCAGACTGTCATCTGCTTTCTTTGGTTTTTCACTGGTCGTGGCAGTTTTTCTATTTTGCCGAAAAATGTATGATCTGCGCACCGCCATGCTGGCCATGCTAATCATAACCACGACACCGCTTTACATCGCGTTTTCGAGATTTGTTATTTTCGATATGTCTCTGGCATTTTTTGTTAGCTGCACCATTTTTGCCTGTTTTCTGGCCGAGGAGTGCGAAGACAAGCAGCGGATACGTTGGTATCTGATAGGTGCCTTATGTGCGGGGATTGCCACCCTGATTAAAGGCCCGGTAGGATTTATTATCCCGACGCTGGTGATTGCCATTTTTAACGGCTTTGAGGGAAGATTGAGCGCCATGAAGCGTGCTTTTACGCCCCGCAATTGGGCCGTTTTTTTGGCCATTGTGCTGCCGTGGTTTATCGGCCTGTCGATTCTTCGCCCTGACTTCCCTTATTACGGGATTATGAGAGAATCCATTGCCCGCTTTACTACGACTGAATTTCATCGAACGGCACCTTTTTATTACTATGCACCCATTATTTTAGGTACTTTTTTTGCCTGGAGCTTCCTGCTACCGGAGTCCATCGTTGTTGCCTGGAAAAAAAGGAAAAGCTGGTCTCGCGCTGATCGCCTGTTTATTATCTGGGCCCTTGTTGTCGTCGTATTTTTCTCTATTTCACAATCAAAATTACCCGGCTATATTCTCACTGCAATAGTGGCTCTTGGCGTCCTGACCGCACGTGTTTTTGGCAAGGCAATGAACGACACAAAAGGACAGGCAGCACGCGTTATCTGGCATGGAACAATGCCATTACTGCTTTTTAGCGTCCTGGCAGCTATACTATTGGGCGCTATTGCTTTTGATCCCGAGCTGCTTAAAAGCAGACTCACGTCCAAACAGGATCTCTTTGATCCTTTTATACCTGCGATTCTGCCTTTGGCACTATCCTTTGCTTTCGTTGCTTTGCTTTCAATGTGTGCGCTCTGGAGTCGAAACACGCGACTGATATTTGCAGCCTTTATTAGTTTTCCCCTGCTGCTGTTGACCATTAATTTTAATGCATTATCTATTTATGCAGAGACGCGCTCCGCACGTAGTCTGGCAGAAAAAATTTCAGCAACTTTGCCGCCGACCACCGAACTGGTTTGTATAGAATGCCTGCCCAATGGTCTGCCATTTTATCTCAAACGCCTGGTGACGGTCCTAAGCCGTGACGGTAATGAACTGACCAGTAACTATGTCATATTTACGCTAAATTCCGACAATCCTTGGCCAGAGGGCATCGTACCGATAGCACAAGCCCATGCCTGGCTTGCCACGCGCACTCATCCGGTCTATTTGCTGGCTGATAAAAACCAGTTGGCAGCGCTTAAAGCCATTGCGCTGGAACGCGGCGTTGAAGTCATCAATCTTAATTCCAAATACTCGGCAGCGCTGCTGCCCACGCCAACAGGAAACTAA
- the asnB gene encoding asparagine synthase (glutamine-hydrolyzing), giving the protein MCGICGLVMLEGIVDDDIIPQQVNKMIDALMHRGPDDTGIDGDHSALFGMTRLAIRGLSDGKQPIIDRDSGVMMACNGEIDNHLELREWLLERGRTVEQSTDVAVIPAMYLELGDAFVERLKGAFAIAIWDPRTKKLLLARDRAGERPLFFSINDGVIAFASLIAALVSPGKHDVTVSTNAVHSYLQAGFFVAPETPFKNIQKVLPGEVLTIDTSGIQRRHYWSWNAVNTTKKAGSLDAFDDIFRESVRRQSEVDVDFGLFLSGGLDSSLITAVTRAIRPEKTLKAYSLRFTEASYDEGHYAEQVANTLGVEFVPVWVRPEDFPPTIAKLVRQVGEPLADPAWVPSALLASRAAQDVRVALVGEGADELFGGYPTYFGANLAGYYARLPGSVRALVRRVVEGWPTSDKKVTIPFLLKRFIQGDELNFLGRHILWTSCISPAILNRLGVTPPLITRPDYLSTEMLDRLQQHDLETSLAEGLLTKADRASMKSALELRAPFLDKEVMEFAATLPEKERINRLQTKVFLKQYALRYLPADIVHRKKRGLSVPLSSWLREPLYEWAKAKLSSPLLDQVGVNRYVAVELLQEHMQRKADHARAIWTLCVLSEWLEWVSEVKAESANIL; this is encoded by the coding sequence ATGTGCGGTATCTGTGGTTTAGTTATGCTGGAAGGAATCGTTGACGACGACATCATCCCACAACAGGTTAACAAAATGATTGATGCATTAATGCATCGAGGCCCTGATGACACAGGGATTGACGGTGATCATTCGGCACTTTTCGGGATGACCCGGCTGGCCATTCGTGGTTTAAGTGACGGCAAGCAACCCATTATTGACCGTGACAGCGGGGTTATGATGGCCTGTAATGGCGAGATTGATAATCACCTTGAACTACGGGAATGGTTGCTCGAGCGTGGCCGAACTGTTGAACAAAGTACCGACGTTGCCGTCATCCCCGCCATGTATCTGGAACTGGGCGATGCCTTTGTGGAACGGCTTAAGGGAGCCTTTGCCATCGCTATCTGGGATCCGCGTACCAAAAAGCTGTTGCTTGCCCGCGATCGGGCTGGCGAACGTCCACTGTTCTTCTCGATTAACGATGGCGTCATTGCTTTTGCCTCGCTGATAGCCGCACTGGTATCGCCAGGTAAACATGACGTTACTGTCAGTACTAATGCCGTCCACAGTTACTTGCAAGCAGGTTTTTTTGTCGCTCCTGAAACACCTTTTAAAAATATTCAAAAAGTGTTGCCGGGAGAAGTTCTCACCATAGATACCAGCGGCATTCAACGTCGGCATTACTGGAGCTGGAACGCCGTTAATACAACCAAAAAAGCCGGTTCTTTGGACGCGTTCGACGATATTTTCCGGGAATCAGTGCGCAGGCAAAGCGAAGTTGATGTCGATTTTGGCCTGTTTTTAAGCGGCGGTCTTGATTCTTCTTTAATTACCGCCGTTACCCGAGCCATTCGTCCGGAAAAAACCTTGAAAGCCTATAGTCTACGCTTCACTGAAGCATCGTATGACGAAGGACATTATGCCGAGCAAGTCGCGAATACGTTGGGTGTCGAGTTCGTACCCGTTTGGGTGCGCCCCGAAGACTTTCCGCCAACTATCGCAAAACTCGTTCGGCAAGTTGGCGAACCATTGGCCGACCCTGCCTGGGTTCCCAGTGCGCTTTTGGCCAGTCGTGCCGCACAGGATGTTCGCGTAGCGCTGGTTGGCGAAGGTGCGGATGAACTTTTCGGCGGCTATCCGACCTACTTTGGTGCAAATCTTGCCGGCTATTATGCGCGACTGCCCGGTTCAGTCAGGGCACTGGTCAGACGTGTCGTAGAAGGTTGGCCCACCAGTGACAAGAAAGTCACCATCCCCTTCCTGCTTAAACGCTTTATTCAGGGTGACGAGCTCAACTTTCTGGGTCGCCATATACTCTGGACCTCCTGTATTTCTCCGGCAATTTTAAATCGCCTCGGCGTAACACCACCGTTGATTACCAGACCTGATTATTTATCAACAGAAATGCTGGATAGGCTTCAGCAGCACGATCTGGAAACTTCACTGGCGGAAGGGCTATTAACCAAGGCAGACCGTGCCAGCATGAAATCGGCATTGGAACTGCGGGCACCGTTTCTTGATAAGGAAGTCATGGAATTTGCCGCGACTTTACCGGAAAAAGAACGTATTAACCGGCTACAAACCAAAGTTTTTTTAAAGCAGTATGCGCTACGGTATCTGCCTGCCGATATCGTGCATCGTAAAAAACGCGGGCTTTCTGTGCCTTTAAGTAGTTGGTTGCGCGAACCGCTTTATGAATGGGCAAAAGCAAAATTATCGTCACCGTTGCTGGATCAGGTTGGTGTTAATCGTTACGTTGCAGTGGAACTGTTGCAAGAACACATGCAACGTAAAGCTGATCATGCCCGGGCAATCTGGACGCTGTGTGTCCTGAGCGAATGGCTGGAGTGGGTATCTGAAGTTAAGGCAGAGTCAGCAAATATTTTGTAG
- a CDS encoding TVP38/TMEM64 family protein — protein MAESTSTLSKKIAMGLLLVVVIGCSYLIYSMPLKEVLNQSQQIKLWLATTGYAGPAIFTLAAAMLTAIGMPRLLLCTLAGVVFGFAWGFLWSHFGTLLGAYGTFIFTRWSGREFVQQKFPKIIALSQSTHARGWRSVLFMRQLPISGLYNDILLGLSSVSHCDFWIGSTLGFLPLGVTATLIGAGAIQADISHLAQYLGIAACAFFLLTLSLKWILAQRQRKNASLS, from the coding sequence GTGGCTGAATCAACCAGTACGTTGTCCAAAAAAATCGCGATGGGTTTGCTGCTTGTTGTGGTGATTGGTTGTAGTTATTTAATCTACTCCATGCCGCTAAAAGAAGTGTTAAACCAAAGTCAGCAAATTAAATTATGGTTGGCTACAACCGGCTATGCCGGACCGGCAATATTTACGCTTGCTGCCGCAATGCTTACCGCTATTGGTATGCCCAGATTGCTTTTATGTACACTGGCAGGAGTGGTCTTTGGTTTTGCCTGGGGATTTCTTTGGAGCCACTTTGGGACATTGCTGGGGGCTTATGGCACTTTTATTTTTACTCGCTGGAGTGGGCGTGAGTTTGTTCAGCAAAAATTTCCAAAAATTATTGCCTTGTCGCAATCTACTCACGCGCGAGGATGGCGATCAGTATTATTTATGCGGCAATTGCCAATTAGCGGTCTTTATAACGATATCTTGTTAGGACTGAGCTCTGTTAGTCATTGTGATTTTTGGATAGGAAGCACGTTGGGATTTCTTCCTTTGGGGGTGACGGCAACACTTATTGGTGCTGGTGCCATACAAGCTGATATATCGCATCTGGCACAATATTTAGGTATCGCTGCCTGTGCTTTCTTTTTATTGACCCTGTCATTGAAGTGGATTCTGGCACAGCGGCAACGTAAAAATGCGAGCCTAAGTTAG
- a CDS encoding phosphatase PAP2 family protein, which translates to MKLLYSIHKYDVFMFTWLINTRAHTALTQTSRYLSKTGDGSLYLLIAGFLFCYKGIESPLLQAVLLAFLIERPVYFILKNGLKRNRPEAAIQNFHSIITPSDQFSFPSGHTSAAFMMATLLSYYFPALLIPLYCWATGVGCSRVILGVHFPTDILVGLLLGISVALFSLGQI; encoded by the coding sequence ATGAAACTGCTCTATTCAATCCATAAATACGACGTTTTCATGTTCACCTGGTTAATTAATACCAGAGCGCACACTGCCTTAACGCAAACCAGCCGATACCTGTCAAAAACCGGCGATGGTTCGTTATATTTATTAATCGCAGGATTTTTATTTTGCTATAAAGGGATAGAAAGTCCGCTACTGCAAGCAGTTCTACTGGCATTTTTAATAGAAAGACCCGTTTACTTTATACTAAAAAACGGCCTGAAACGTAATCGTCCCGAAGCAGCGATACAAAACTTTCACAGTATTATTACCCCATCAGATCAATTTAGTTTTCCATCCGGACATACCTCAGCCGCTTTTATGATGGCAACCTTACTTAGCTATTATTTCCCGGCTTTATTAATTCCACTTTATTGTTGGGCGACTGGAGTCGGCTGCTCTCGAGTCATACTGGGTGTACATTTTCCGACCGATATTTTGGTTGGACTTCTTTTGGGTATCAGCGTAGCACTTTTTAGTTTAGGACAAATATGA
- a CDS encoding MJ1255/VC2487 family glycosyltransferase → MKIFYGVQGTGNGHITRARVMAKELYAAGIDVTFQFTGRPADKYFDMDIFNGYQVRSGLTFNTDKGQVNYLKTAFEAKPVTFIKDVKALDLSGYDLVISDFEPVTAWAAKNQKKPVLGIGHQYAFNHKIPRAGSDPIANQVMKYFAPADTGVGLHWHHFGQPILPPIIDTPETPKNIINNKIVVYLPFEDQQKVITLLSPFENFEFHLYSPELAHSKFDHIICNPLSREGFQKDVYDCSGIISNAGFELASEALQLGKKILAKPLHAQMEQISNAAALKQLGYGQTMHDMDISVIEQWLHDSHAIRITYPNIAKILVNWIQSDMPEMEPDFIEDIWSTVEVQHINP, encoded by the coding sequence ATGAAAATTTTTTATGGCGTACAAGGAACCGGAAACGGCCACATCACACGCGCAAGAGTTATGGCAAAAGAACTCTATGCCGCCGGGATTGACGTTACCTTTCAATTTACCGGCCGCCCGGCCGATAAATATTTTGATATGGATATTTTTAATGGTTACCAAGTGCGTAGCGGTTTAACCTTTAATACCGATAAGGGACAGGTTAATTATCTAAAAACAGCTTTCGAAGCCAAACCCGTCACCTTTATAAAAGATGTAAAAGCATTGGATTTAAGTGGTTATGACTTGGTCATCAGCGACTTTGAACCCGTTACCGCATGGGCTGCAAAAAATCAAAAAAAGCCGGTTTTAGGCATTGGTCATCAATACGCATTTAACCATAAAATTCCCAGAGCCGGATCCGATCCTATTGCCAATCAAGTCATGAAATATTTTGCGCCCGCCGATACTGGTGTAGGCTTACACTGGCATCATTTTGGTCAGCCCATTTTACCGCCCATCATTGACACGCCAGAAACCCCCAAAAATATTATCAATAATAAAATTGTTGTCTATCTACCTTTCGAGGACCAACAGAAAGTCATCACGCTTTTATCGCCCTTTGAGAATTTTGAGTTTCATCTCTACTCACCTGAACTGGCCCATTCAAAATTTGACCATATTATTTGCAACCCGCTCTCACGTGAGGGATTCCAGAAAGACGTGTATGATTGCTCGGGCATTATCAGTAATGCCGGATTTGAATTGGCCAGTGAAGCACTGCAACTGGGCAAAAAAATCTTGGCCAAACCCTTACACGCACAAATGGAGCAAATATCCAATGCTGCAGCTTTAAAACAGCTGGGCTATGGCCAAACCATGCATGATATGGACATTTCAGTTATTGAACAATGGCTGCATGATAGCCACGCCATTCGCATCACTTACCCCAATATAGCCAAGATATTGGTTAACTGGATACAGAGCGATATGCCCGAAATGGAACCTGATTTTATTGAGGATATTTGGAGCACTGTTGAAGTCCAGCATATTAATCCTTAG
- a CDS encoding glycosyltransferase family 2 protein → MLKKKLISIVTPCYNEAENIDELYQRIVAVMAGLPYDYEHICIDNASTDNTVSKIKEIATRDKRVKLIVNARNFGHIKSPYYAILQSQGDACVLIASDLQDPPEMIVDFIKKWEEGFKTVLAVKPESEESSMMFFLRKTYYRFITRISEVPLVQNATGAGLFDRVVIDILRDINDPYPYFRGLLCEIGFPIATVPFRQPKRQRGITKNNFYTLYDIAMLGITNHSKIPLRLMAMSGFLLSFLSLFVAVVFLIAKLIFWDSFQLGTAPMLIGIFFFGAIQAFFIGVLGEYIGSIHTQVRKMPLVVELERVNF, encoded by the coding sequence ATGTTGAAAAAAAAATTAATAAGTATTGTCACTCCTTGTTATAACGAGGCAGAAAATATTGATGAACTCTATCAGCGTATAGTCGCAGTCATGGCGGGATTGCCCTATGATTACGAGCATATTTGTATCGATAATGCCTCAACTGATAATACTGTTAGCAAGATCAAAGAGATCGCTACAAGGGACAAACGAGTCAAACTGATCGTTAATGCACGCAATTTTGGACATATTAAATCGCCTTATTATGCAATTCTTCAGTCACAGGGAGATGCCTGTGTCTTGATTGCATCCGATCTGCAAGATCCGCCTGAAATGATCGTCGATTTTATAAAAAAATGGGAGGAGGGCTTTAAGACAGTGCTTGCAGTCAAGCCGGAAAGTGAAGAGTCATCAATGATGTTTTTTCTAAGAAAGACCTATTATCGCTTCATAACCCGGATATCTGAAGTGCCATTGGTACAGAATGCGACTGGAGCAGGTCTGTTTGATCGGGTTGTTATTGATATTCTCCGTGATATCAATGATCCCTATCCCTATTTTCGCGGACTTTTGTGTGAAATAGGCTTTCCTATAGCAACAGTTCCTTTTAGGCAGCCTAAAAGGCAACGTGGTATTACCAAGAATAATTTTTACACACTATACGATATTGCCATGCTGGGCATTACCAATCATTCCAAGATACCACTCCGTTTAATGGCAATGAGTGGTTTTTTGCTGTCTTTTTTGAGTCTTTTTGTTGCCGTAGTTTTTCTAATTGCGAAACTCATCTTTTGGGATTCCTTTCAATTGGGTACCGCCCCAATGTTAATAGGCATTTTTTTCTTTGGTGCAATTCAAGCATTCTTTATCGGTGTGCTTGGTGAATACATAGGGTCTATTCATACACAAGTACGTAAAATGCCGTTGGTAGTTGAATTGGAGCGAGTAAATTTTTGA
- a CDS encoding GtrA family protein: MKKRRKPSSNRSRRSDRQPKSNRRAINPVNLQPEQSRDRIKLIARFIGVGLLNTIVGYGIYGILIALNMPYLVALLMSTIMGVIFNYFSIGRLVFKLRGGLIVFGKFIAAYGLVYGINATALDALIEHFQFNPYIGQALCIPLSVIISWLLMNYWVYKKDK; encoded by the coding sequence TTGAAGAAGCGGCGTAAACCAAGTAGTAATCGATCACGAAGGTCAGATCGCCAACCCAAATCAAATCGAAGAGCCATCAACCCGGTAAATCTTCAACCCGAACAAAGCCGTGACCGAATAAAACTAATAGCCAGATTTATAGGTGTTGGACTGCTTAATACGATTGTAGGCTACGGGATTTATGGCATCTTAATCGCCTTAAATATGCCTTATTTAGTTGCACTGCTTATGTCAACCATAATGGGTGTAATTTTTAATTATTTTAGTATTGGCCGATTGGTTTTTAAATTGCGGGGTGGGCTGATTGTTTTTGGTAAGTTTATTGCTGCCTATGGTCTGGTGTATGGCATCAATGCAACCGCGCTGGATGCTTTAATTGAGCATTTCCAATTTAACCCTTACATCGGTCAGGCTTTATGTATTCCGCTAAGCGTAATTATAAGTTGGCTGTTAATGAATTACTGGGTTTATAAAAAGGATAAATAG
- a CDS encoding NAD(P)-dependent oxidoreductase, with translation MRIAILGATSQIAKDLVLSFSKQDNHDLALFARRPEVVAQWLTNVGLSDRYVVTDFTAFSADEHFDALLNFVGVGNPAQTAAMGASIFDVTQKYDEIALGYVRLHPQCRYIFLSSGAAYGSSFDAPVDENTKAVVAINNLQPQDWYSVAKLHAECRHRLLPHLSIVDIRVFNYFSHTQDISARFLITDILRAIRDNTVLKTSTDYIVRDFLHPADFYNLVAALLRSPATNTSVDCYSKAPIDKPSLLAALQEQFGLQYEMIAATAGINATGGKPHYYSLNTRAAGFGYKPQLTSLEGVLLEIRKQLQLAGEGILP, from the coding sequence GTGCGTATAGCCATTCTCGGAGCCACCAGCCAGATCGCTAAAGACTTGGTATTATCCTTCTCCAAACAAGATAACCATGATTTGGCACTTTTTGCACGGCGCCCGGAGGTTGTGGCGCAGTGGCTAACAAACGTAGGTTTGTCAGACCGATACGTTGTTACTGATTTCACAGCTTTTAGTGCGGATGAGCACTTTGATGCCCTTCTTAATTTCGTTGGTGTAGGAAATCCGGCACAGACCGCAGCAATGGGTGCATCGATTTTTGACGTAACACAGAAATATGATGAAATAGCGTTGGGCTATGTGCGATTGCATCCGCAGTGTCGTTATATCTTTCTGAGTAGTGGTGCTGCTTATGGTTCCAGTTTTGACGCGCCCGTTGATGAAAATACCAAGGCTGTGGTCGCAATCAATAACCTTCAACCACAAGATTGGTATTCAGTTGCTAAGCTGCATGCTGAATGTCGACATCGCTTGTTACCGCATTTATCGATTGTCGATATTCGGGTATTTAACTATTTTAGCCATACCCAGGATATTTCGGCTCGATTTTTAATAACTGATATATTGCGTGCCATTCGTGATAATACTGTTTTAAAGACCTCAACCGACTACATCGTGCGTGACTTTCTTCACCCAGCGGATTTTTATAATTTGGTTGCCGCCTTGCTTAGGTCGCCTGCTACCAACACATCCGTTGATTGTTACAGCAAAGCTCCTATTGATAAGCCGAGTTTATTGGCTGCCCTACAAGAACAATTTGGGTTGCAATATGAAATGATAGCAGCAACTGCCGGTATTAATGCAACGGGAGGTAAACCCCACTATTATTCACTGAATACTCGTGCTGCTGGTTTTGGCTATAAGCCGCAATTAACCTCTTTAGAGGGGGTTCTGCTTGAAATAAGGAAGCAATTGCAGCTTGCCGGTGAAGGCATTTTGCCTTGA
- a CDS encoding transketolase family protein: MRSAFISELVAAAEINDNIVLVVGDLGFGVVEPFASRFPKRFFNAGVAEQNMMGMAAGLASEGFHVFAYSIANFPTFRCAEQIRNDVDYHNLPVTVVAVGGGMAYGNLGYSHHAVQDYALIRAMPNMLIAAPGDPMEVRACMRYLINNPQPGYLRIGKAGEPCIHAEIPKVSPGKWLTIREGEKGGISYLTTGATLDLVNQLLTRRSDMKSYSLNSMPLWSMKTKGDQAQQIEAFESIITVEDHLMDGGFGSWLLESASIRPELLARINIKALDAKVCGMVAKQSTMNAQGGLTEEYLCV, translated from the coding sequence ATGCGTAGTGCCTTTATTAGTGAGCTAGTCGCTGCAGCAGAAATTAACGATAACATCGTATTAGTTGTCGGGGATTTGGGCTTTGGCGTCGTAGAGCCATTTGCTTCCCGCTTCCCAAAGCGTTTTTTCAATGCCGGAGTAGCAGAACAGAACATGATGGGGATGGCTGCAGGCCTGGCTTCGGAAGGTTTTCATGTTTTTGCCTATTCCATTGCGAACTTTCCGACATTTAGATGCGCCGAACAGATTCGTAATGACGTCGATTACCATAATCTTCCAGTAACGGTAGTTGCTGTCGGCGGCGGAATGGCTTACGGGAATCTTGGTTATTCACACCATGCTGTGCAAGATTATGCCTTGATCCGCGCGATGCCGAATATGCTGATTGCCGCGCCTGGCGATCCAATGGAAGTCAGGGCATGTATGCGCTATCTCATCAATAATCCACAGCCTGGCTACCTTCGCATAGGTAAAGCTGGAGAGCCATGTATTCATGCTGAAATACCAAAGGTATCACCGGGTAAATGGCTGACTATTCGTGAAGGTGAAAAAGGTGGTATTAGTTATTTAACGACCGGAGCTACCCTGGATCTTGTCAATCAATTGTTGACCCGGAGATCCGATATGAAGTCTTACTCCCTTAATTCAATGCCTTTGTGGAGCATGAAGACGAAAGGAGATCAGGCTCAACAGATTGAAGCCTTTGAAAGCATTATCACGGTAGAAGATCATTTAATGGATGGGGGTTTTGGAAGCTGGTTATTGGAATCAGCCTCAATACGCCCCGAGCTTTTGGCTAGAATCAATATAAAGGCGCTGGATGCAAAGGTTTGCGGCATGGTTGCCAAGCAATCGACGATGAATGCGCAAGGCGGATTAACTGAGGAGTATTTGTGCGTATAG